A window of the Henckelia pumila isolate YLH828 chromosome 3, ASM3356847v2, whole genome shotgun sequence genome harbors these coding sequences:
- the LOC140893549 gene encoding uncharacterized protein — MSEISPSSSSTSLINFKSLMHILTVIILIWSCVLGADDDQIVNTNVANANTVQVGNISQVEDAAYLRIYYGQTFKVIKNGLDGRSYLLIQNNSRMAAKTKYCTSRIKSFVIPLANYSVDTLYFPVSFFELLGLLGTLKGITSEYVASECVLKLYNNGQLQMINKTQPLSLTKFVAHFISDMDQSQSCNFATFLPMGEATPLQQAEWIKYLGVFANLETRANQVYDAIKTNYMCMSKAAMSKKASFKPIVAWMDYSNGVWSFTKDKYKLKYVEDSGGENIDDSINKVTYNISLPDDLDVFNAILCTIDVVIDETRTSEPVSYNASTFLQNLNVEDQSCFAFMASQSLWRYDKRFYQNSVALDWYDGAISQPHLVLADVIEALYPTGNHTTTYFRNIAKGEGVVNVGPEMCNRESDVPMEPVTIDCE; from the exons ATGTCTGAAATATCACCATCCAGCAGTAGTACTTCTCTAATTAATTTCAAATCTTTGATGCACATTTTGACGGTGATCATATTGATATGGTCTTGTGTGCTTGGAGCTGATGATGATCAAATAGTGAACACCAATGTAGCAAATGCTAATACCGTGCAAGTTGGGAACATTTCACAAGTGGAAGATGCTGCGTATTTGCGCATATACTATGGCCAGACTTTCAAGGTTATCAAGAATGGACTTGATGGAAGGAGCTACCTCCTCATCCAG aacaactcgagaatgGCTGCTAAAACAAAATATTGCACGTCGCGGATAAAGTCATTCGTCATTCCATTAGCCAACTATTCTGTCGATACTCTTTATTTTCCAG TATCTTTTTTCGAG CTCCTAGGCTTATTGGGAACGTTGAAGGGAATCACATCAGAATATGTGGCATCTGAATGTGTGCTGAAGCTATACAACAATGGCCAACTGCAGATGATCAACAAAACCCAGCCACTGTCGCTCACCAAGTTTGTGGCTCACTTCATTAGCGACATGGATCAATCGCAATCCTGCAACTTCGCAACTTTTCTTCCTATGGGCGAGGCAACCCCTTTGCAG CAAGCGGAGTGGATCAAGTACTTGGGAGTCTTTGCGAATTTAGAAACCAGGGCAAACCAAGTCTATGATGcg ATCAAAACCAATTATATGTGCATGAGCAAAGCTGCAATGAGCAAGAAAGCCTCGTTCAAACCCATAGTCGCTTGGATGGACTACAGCAAC GGGGTGTGGTCTTTTACAAAAGATAAATACAAGCTCAAG TATGTGGAGGATTCAGGAGGGGAGAATATTGACGATTCAATCAATAAAGTTACATATAACATCTCTTTGCCAGACGATTTAGATGTATTCAATGCCATCCTATGT ACTATAGATGTGGTGATAGACGAAACCAGGACATCCGAACCAGTGTCATACAATGCCTCCACCTTTCTGCAAAATTTAAATGTGGAGGATCAATCTTGCTTTGCTTTCATGGCTTCTCAAAGCCTGTGGAGATATGACAAAAGATTTTATCAAAATTCCGTCGCCCTCG ATTGGTACGATGGAGCTATCTCTCAACCTCATCTAGTTTTGGCCGATGTCATTGAAGCTCTGTATCCAACAGGAAATCACACTACCACTTATTTCAGAAATATTGCAAAG GGAGAAGGAGTTGTTAACGTTGGCCCTGAAATGTGCAATAGAGAGAGCGATGTTCCAATGGAACCCGTGACTATAGATTGTGAATAG